A genomic segment from Dechloromonas denitrificans encodes:
- the fnr gene encoding fumarate/nitrate reduction transcriptional regulator Fnr → MMPQQTASQEISLSVIKTACSNCNLRELCLPFGLNINELERLDDLVSTRRRIKRGDHLYRAGETFDAIYAIRSGFFKTDVLLEDGRDQVTGFQMAGELLGLDGISTEHHTCNAIALEDSEICAIPFSQLESLSREIHTLQHHFHKVMSREIVRDHGVMMLLGTMRAEERLAAFLLNLSQRFTARGFSHAEFYLRMTREEIGSYLGLKLETVSRAFSRFQEEGHIAVQQKHIRILNVNGLKALMNHHPN, encoded by the coding sequence ATGATGCCCCAACAAACAGCTTCACAGGAAATTTCTCTTTCGGTCATCAAGACAGCGTGTTCGAACTGCAATCTGCGCGAACTCTGCCTGCCCTTCGGACTCAACATTAACGAGCTCGAACGCCTGGATGACCTGGTTTCGACCCGTCGTCGCATCAAGCGTGGCGACCACCTCTACCGGGCCGGTGAAACATTCGATGCAATTTACGCCATCCGTAGCGGCTTCTTCAAAACCGATGTGCTGCTTGAAGATGGCCGGGACCAGGTGACCGGGTTCCAGATGGCTGGCGAGTTGCTCGGACTTGACGGCATCAGCACCGAACACCACACCTGCAACGCGATCGCCCTCGAAGACAGCGAAATCTGCGCCATTCCGTTCTCGCAACTGGAAAGCCTGTCGCGTGAAATCCATACCTTGCAGCACCATTTTCACAAGGTGATGAGCCGCGAAATCGTCCGCGACCACGGCGTCATGATGCTGCTCGGCACCATGCGCGCCGAGGAGCGACTGGCCGCCTTCCTGCTCAATCTCTCGCAGCGCTTCACGGCACGCGGTTTTTCTCACGCCGAGTTTTATCTGCGCATGACGCGCGAAGAAATCGGCAGCTACCTCGGCCTCAAGCTCGAAACGGTTTCGCGGGCCTTCTCCCGGTTCCAGGAAGAAGGCCATATCGCCGTCCAGCAAAAACATATCCGGATATTGAATGTTAACGGGCTGAAAGCCCTGATGAATCATCATCCCAACTGA
- a CDS encoding sulfite exporter TauE/SafE family protein — translation MPDSGYLALFLVGLLGGTHCVGMCGGIVGALSMGAPGRWSLLLAYNAGRILSYSAAGAIAGALGAASLGLEGQVPVRLGLYLLANLMLIALGLYLLGITRALAFTERAGQSLWRLIQPLTRRFLPAGNVLQAFPLGLLWGWLPCGLVYSALATSLAAGSAGRGALTMLAFGLGTLPNLLLAGIVLARLNEFVRRSVVRLVSGLLVLGFGVYGMLGLIRLLR, via the coding sequence ATGCCTGATTCCGGCTACCTTGCCCTTTTCCTTGTCGGACTGCTTGGCGGTACGCATTGTGTCGGCATGTGCGGTGGAATTGTCGGCGCTCTTTCGATGGGGGCTCCCGGTCGTTGGTCCTTGCTGCTTGCCTACAATGCCGGGCGTATTCTGTCTTATTCCGCAGCAGGGGCAATAGCCGGTGCGCTGGGGGCTGCCAGCCTGGGGCTGGAAGGCCAGGTTCCGGTTCGGCTGGGACTTTATTTGCTGGCCAATCTGATGCTGATCGCGCTCGGTCTTTACCTGCTCGGTATTACACGTGCCCTGGCCTTTACGGAGCGAGCCGGGCAATCCTTGTGGCGCTTGATCCAGCCTCTGACCCGACGTTTTTTACCGGCCGGCAATGTGCTGCAGGCCTTTCCCCTGGGCTTGCTCTGGGGCTGGTTGCCCTGCGGGCTTGTCTATAGTGCATTGGCCACCTCATTGGCGGCTGGTTCTGCCGGTCGGGGGGCATTAACCATGCTGGCTTTCGGTTTGGGTACTTTGCCCAACCTTTTGCTGGCTGGCATTGTGCTGGCCCGGCTGAATGAGTTTGTTCGCCGTTCCGTCGTGCGTCTGGTGTCCGGATTGCTGGTCCTGGGATTCGGGGTTTATGGCATGCTGGGTTTGATCCGCTTGCTTCGCTGA
- the hemN gene encoding oxygen-independent coproporphyrinogen III oxidase, producing MNFATENLVFDPQIIRRFDVNGPRYTSYPTADRFVEAFDSDAAKLWLGKRNIGGISRPLSLYFHIPFCNTICYYCACNKIITKDHGRSAKYLKYLAKELALQSASLDGQDGEHEVIQLHWGGGTPTFLSHDEMRQLMSETRKHFKLLDGGEYSIEVDPRKVDTATVALLGELGFNRMSVGVQDFDERVQIAVNRVQTEEETANVINAARANGFKSVSVDLIYGLPHQSVMGFNRTLERVLAMDPDRLSIYNYAHMPSLFKPQRRIAEPDLPSADTKLQILALAIKKLTEAGYVFIGMDHFAKPDDELAIAQRQGRLHRNFQGYSTYADCDMLSFGISSISKVGPTYSQNVKTLDEYYDRLDEQMLPVFRGIELNADDILRRSIIQALMCHFELSIESIQSAHLIDFHKYFAAELEDMREMERGGLLKIERDWITVLPPGRMLVRAISMVFDRYLRADRQRTRYSKVI from the coding sequence ATGAATTTCGCAACTGAAAACCTCGTATTCGATCCTCAGATCATTCGCCGCTTCGACGTCAACGGCCCCCGCTACACTTCGTATCCGACGGCCGATCGTTTCGTCGAAGCTTTCGATTCTGACGCTGCCAAACTGTGGCTCGGCAAGCGCAACATCGGCGGTATCAGCCGTCCGCTGTCATTATACTTCCACATACCGTTCTGTAACACTATCTGCTATTACTGTGCCTGCAACAAGATCATTACCAAGGATCACGGGCGCAGCGCCAAATACCTGAAATACCTTGCCAAGGAGCTTGCCCTGCAGAGCGCCAGCCTGGACGGTCAGGACGGTGAGCATGAAGTGATCCAGCTGCATTGGGGTGGCGGTACGCCGACTTTCCTGTCGCATGACGAAATGCGGCAGTTGATGAGCGAGACCCGCAAGCATTTCAAGTTGCTCGATGGCGGTGAGTACTCGATCGAAGTTGATCCGCGCAAGGTCGACACGGCAACCGTGGCTTTGCTTGGCGAGCTGGGTTTCAACCGGATGAGTGTCGGTGTCCAGGACTTCGACGAACGTGTTCAGATTGCCGTTAATCGCGTCCAGACCGAAGAAGAAACGGCGAATGTGATCAATGCTGCGCGGGCCAACGGTTTCAAATCGGTTTCGGTCGATTTGATCTACGGTTTGCCGCACCAGTCGGTCATGGGTTTCAACCGGACACTGGAACGTGTTCTGGCGATGGATCCGGACCGCCTGTCGATCTACAACTATGCGCACATGCCCAGCCTGTTCAAGCCGCAGCGGCGGATTGCCGAACCGGATTTGCCCTCGGCCGATACCAAGCTGCAAATTCTGGCCCTGGCGATCAAGAAGCTGACTGAAGCCGGTTATGTCTTTATCGGCATGGATCATTTTGCCAAGCCGGATGATGAATTGGCCATTGCTCAGCGGCAGGGGCGCTTGCATCGCAATTTCCAGGGGTATTCAACCTACGCTGACTGCGACATGCTGTCCTTCGGTATTTCGTCGATCAGCAAGGTCGGACCAACCTACAGCCAGAACGTCAAGACGCTCGATGAGTACTACGATCGGCTCGACGAGCAGATGCTGCCGGTGTTCCGCGGTATTGAACTGAATGCAGACGATATTCTGCGTCGTTCGATCATTCAGGCGCTGATGTGTCACTTCGAGTTGTCCATCGAGAGTATCCAAAGCGCTCACCTGATTGATTTCCACAAATATTTCGCAGCCGAGCTGGAAGATATGCGCGAAATGGAGCGTGGCGGTCTGCTCAAGATCGAGCGCGACTGGATTACCGTCCTGCCGCCAGGACGCATGCTGGTTCGTGCCATCTCAATGGTCTTCGACCGTTATCTGCGCGCCGATCGCCAGCGGACGCGCTACTCGAAAGTCATCTGA
- a CDS encoding universal stress protein, whose amino-acid sequence MKILLPVDGSDCALRAVDQLIAHSSWYREMPEIHLLNVHPPIPMGRVQAHIGKETLHDYYLEEGQRDLLSAQEALNQAGRYHTSHIHVGQPAEVIAKVAAELGCDLIVMGSHGRSGIAGLIAGSVASRVLHLAHCPVLLVK is encoded by the coding sequence ATGAAAATTTTATTGCCCGTTGATGGCTCCGATTGCGCCTTGCGTGCCGTTGATCAATTGATCGCTCATTCCTCGTGGTACCGGGAGATGCCGGAAATCCACCTGCTCAACGTGCATCCGCCGATTCCGATGGGCCGTGTGCAGGCGCATATCGGGAAAGAGACTTTGCATGACTATTACCTTGAAGAAGGGCAGCGAGATTTGCTGTCGGCACAAGAGGCACTCAATCAGGCGGGGCGTTATCACACCAGCCACATTCATGTCGGACAGCCGGCCGAGGTGATTGCCAAGGTTGCCGCCGAGCTTGGCTGTGACCTGATTGTCATGGGGTCGCATGGCCGCAGTGGCATTGCCGGCTTGATCGCCGGCTCGGTCGCCAGCCGTGTGTTGCACCTGGCGCATTGTCCTGTGCTCTTGGTCAAATGA
- a CDS encoding SirB2 family protein, protein MSYLALKHLHVTCVLLSGLGFCLRAIWMLADSPLLKHRLVRLLPHFVDTTLLGSAVLLAILSGQYPLANNWLTAKLLGLLAYIVFGTFALKRGRTKAIRAVFLVFALLAYAYIISVALTRNPLPGL, encoded by the coding sequence ATGAGTTATCTGGCACTCAAGCACCTACACGTTACGTGCGTGCTGCTCAGCGGTCTTGGCTTTTGTCTGCGGGCAATCTGGATGCTTGCCGATTCGCCGTTACTGAAGCATCGCCTGGTCAGGCTGCTTCCCCATTTTGTCGACACGACCTTGCTCGGGAGTGCCGTGCTGCTGGCGATATTGAGTGGGCAATATCCATTGGCCAACAACTGGTTGACCGCGAAACTTCTCGGGCTGCTGGCTTATATCGTCTTTGGAACGTTTGCCCTCAAGCGGGGCAGGACAAAGGCGATTCGCGCCGTATTTCTGGTTTTTGCGCTGCTCGCCTACGCCTACATCATCAGTGTTGCGCTGACGCGTAATCCACTGCCTGGCTTGTAG
- a CDS encoding heavy metal translocating P-type ATPase: MSDDNAGKVVEFAIAGMTCAACSARLEKVLNRQPGLQANVNLAAERARVRFSGAADEAQVIAAVAKAGFSATRVDSQTREREKAEKNRVYRSDLRRFWISVALTLPLLGQMLFMFGEHGHQNELPRWLQFALATPVQFWIGWRFYDGAWKALRGGGANMDVLVALGTTMAWLLSSVVTLLGLAQHVYFEGGAAVITLVLLGKLLEARAKSRTSEAIEALVRLQPRMARVERDGQWVEMPVEALMPGDIFMVRPGESVPVDGEVIDGESSLNESMLTGESMPVGKKAGDKVFAATANGHGALHCRATGVGEHTLLAGIIRMVGEAQGSKAPVQRLADQISAIFVPVVCAIAALTLLGWWLQSGDFSAALINAVAVLVIACPCALGLATPTAIMVGTGQGARAGILVKNVEALERAKKIRVLALDKTGTLTCGQPQLTDIVPRRMASDEALRLAAALEQHSEHPLARAVLAALGTVDLEKAQDFKAYPGHGVSGILAGRALRLGSPDWLDCSADPEVLALQQAGKTVIVLADERQVLALLAIADALRPTSRQAVEILLARGIRVVMLTGDNEATAAAIAAQAGIVEFRAGILPGDKASAVTSLKADGLLVAMVGDGINDAPALAAADVSFAIGAGSDAAIEAADLTLIRNDLLGVVDAIDLSTATLGKIRQNLFFAFIYNVAGIPLAALGLLNPVFAGAAMAMSSVSVVSNSLLLKRWQPNALRQEKK; the protein is encoded by the coding sequence ATGAGCGACGATAACGCAGGCAAGGTTGTCGAATTTGCCATTGCAGGCATGACTTGTGCCGCTTGTTCTGCGCGCCTTGAGAAAGTGCTGAATCGCCAGCCGGGCTTGCAGGCCAACGTCAATCTGGCGGCCGAACGTGCCCGCGTGCGTTTTTCCGGGGCGGCAGACGAGGCGCAGGTCATCGCCGCGGTGGCCAAGGCGGGCTTTTCCGCCACTCGGGTTGATAGTCAGACGCGCGAGCGCGAAAAAGCCGAGAAAAACCGTGTTTACCGCAGCGATCTTCGTCGTTTCTGGATTTCGGTTGCGTTGACCTTGCCCTTGCTTGGCCAGATGTTGTTCATGTTTGGCGAGCATGGTCACCAGAATGAACTCCCTCGCTGGCTGCAGTTTGCGCTGGCGACACCGGTTCAGTTCTGGATCGGCTGGCGTTTTTATGATGGCGCCTGGAAAGCGTTGCGTGGCGGCGGTGCCAATATGGATGTGCTGGTTGCCCTGGGGACGACCATGGCCTGGTTGCTGTCCAGTGTCGTGACCCTGCTCGGGTTGGCGCAGCACGTTTATTTCGAAGGCGGTGCGGCAGTCATTACGCTGGTCCTGCTCGGTAAATTACTGGAGGCACGGGCCAAGTCGCGAACATCGGAGGCGATCGAGGCGCTGGTTCGCCTGCAACCGCGCATGGCGCGGGTCGAGCGTGATGGGCAGTGGGTTGAAATGCCGGTTGAAGCATTGATGCCGGGCGATATTTTCATGGTTCGTCCGGGCGAGAGCGTCCCGGTCGATGGCGAGGTGATTGACGGCGAATCCAGCCTGAATGAGTCGATGCTGACTGGGGAAAGCATGCCGGTCGGTAAAAAGGCGGGCGACAAGGTTTTTGCCGCGACAGCGAACGGGCATGGTGCGCTGCATTGTCGGGCAACCGGCGTCGGTGAGCACACTTTGCTTGCCGGCATCATCCGGATGGTGGGCGAGGCTCAGGGCTCCAAGGCTCCGGTACAGCGCCTGGCCGATCAGATTTCTGCCATTTTTGTTCCGGTTGTCTGCGCAATTGCGGCCCTGACCTTGCTTGGCTGGTGGTTGCAGAGCGGCGATTTTTCTGCCGCCTTGATCAATGCCGTGGCTGTGCTGGTGATCGCCTGTCCGTGTGCCCTTGGTCTCGCAACGCCGACGGCAATCATGGTCGGGACGGGGCAGGGGGCTCGGGCCGGAATTCTGGTCAAGAATGTTGAAGCGCTGGAGCGGGCTAAAAAAATCAGGGTTCTGGCGCTCGATAAAACTGGAACGCTGACCTGCGGCCAGCCGCAACTGACCGATATCGTCCCGCGTCGCATGGCGAGTGATGAGGCATTGCGTCTTGCCGCCGCCCTTGAACAGCATTCCGAGCATCCGCTGGCGCGAGCCGTGCTGGCAGCCCTGGGTACGGTCGACCTCGAAAAAGCGCAGGATTTCAAGGCATATCCCGGTCATGGGGTGAGTGGCATCCTGGCTGGCCGGGCGCTTCGCCTCGGCTCGCCCGACTGGCTCGATTGTTCAGCCGATCCCGAGGTGCTGGCTTTGCAGCAAGCGGGCAAGACGGTGATCGTGCTGGCCGATGAGCGGCAAGTGCTGGCTTTGCTGGCGATTGCCGATGCGTTGCGCCCAACCTCCCGCCAGGCGGTGGAAATCCTGCTGGCTCGCGGTATTCGGGTCGTCATGCTGACCGGAGACAATGAGGCAACGGCCGCCGCCATTGCTGCGCAGGCCGGTATCGTCGAGTTTCGTGCCGGTATCCTGCCGGGTGATAAGGCCAGCGCGGTGACCAGCCTGAAAGCGGATGGCTTGCTGGTGGCGATGGTCGGCGATGGTATCAACGATGCGCCGGCGCTGGCGGCTGCCGATGTCAGCTTCGCGATCGGGGCTGGTTCGGATGCGGCAATCGAGGCGGCCGACCTGACCCTGATTCGTAACGACCTGCTCGGTGTAGTCGACGCAATCGACCTATCCACGGCCACCTTGGGGAAGATACGGCAGAATCTTTTCTTCGCATTCATCTACAATGTGGCAGGTATTCCGCTGGCTGCACTCGGTTTGCTCAACCCCGTTTTTGCCGGGGCTGCAATGGCCATGAGTTCG